The Hymenobacter sp. DG01 sequence TCCCGCCTCATCGGCCCCGATCAGCCGCCGCTTATCATTGCTGAGCTCAGCGGCAACCACAACCAGGACCTCAACCGCGGCCTGGCCATTGTGGATGCCATGGCTGCTGCCGGAGCCCACGCCATTAAGCTCCAGACCTACACCGCCGATACCATGACGCTGCCCGGCGCCTACCGCATCGACGACCCCAACTCCCTCTGGTACGGCCGCGAGCTGCACGAGCTCTACCAGGAGGCCCACACGCCCTGGGAGTGGCACAAGCCCCTGTTCGACCGGGCCCGGGCGCACGGCATGCTGGCGTTCAGCTCGCCCTTCGATGAAACCGCCGTCGATTTTCTGGAAACCCTCGACGTGCCCGCCTATAAAATTGCCTCCTTCGAGAATACCGACTGGCCTTTGCTGCGCCGGGTAGCCGCTACCGGCAAGCCCGTGATTATGAGCACCGGCGCCAGTCAGCTCTCCGAGGTGGCGGAGGCCGTGCAGGTGCTGCGCGAAGCCGGCTGCCGCGACTTGGTGCTGCTCAAGTGCACCAGCACTTACCCCGCCACGCCCCAGAATACCAACCTGCGTACCCTGCCTCACTTTCAGCAGCTCTTCCCCGATGCGCTGATGGGCCTCTCCGACCACACCATGGGGGTAGGCGCTGCCGTAGCGGCCGTGGCCTTGGGTGCTTGCGTGGTGGAAAAGCACGTCACCCTGCGCCGCGCGGACGGCGGGGTGGACTCGGCTTTCTCCCTGGAGCCCGAGGAGATGGCCCAGCTCGTAACGGAAACCGAGCGTGCCTGGCAGGCCCTGGGCCAGGTGCAGTACGGCGTGCAGCGTGCCGAGGAGAAAAGCCGCCTCTACAAACGCTCCCTCTACGTGGCCCAGGACGTTGCCGCCGGCGAGGTATTCACCAAGGACAACCTGCGCGTGGTGCGCCCCGGCGACGGGCTGCCGCCGCGCTACTACGACCAGCTGCTCGGTAAACCCGCCCGCCAGAACCTACGGGCCGGCACCCCGCTGACCTGGGATGCCCTGTAGGCTTCTGACAATTCCTAAGCTTTCAACTAGCGCGTTGCTCCTGAGCGGCGCGCTATTTTTGTGCTCTATGCCCAACTCCGCTACCGCCCGCCTGCGCGACATCCTGCAACTGCGTTTCACCGACCTGTTTGCCTCGCTGCCAGCCCACATGCTGGAAGCCATTTCGCCGGCCAGCCCCTGGAAGCGCCTGGCCAAGGTGGCCGGCTACGCGGGGCTGCGGCTGGTGGGCAACATGTTTCGGCCGGTGCGCAACCCCGAGCAGCTGCAGGGCAAGGTGTGGCTGTACGTGGTCAGCCAGAACAACTACGATTCCCTGCACTTTCTGCGCGAAAGTCTGCCTAGCGCGGTGCTGGTGGCCGGTCAGAGCAAGCAGATTGGTCGCTACAACGGGGTAGTAAACCGCCTTTCCCTGCGGCGCAAGTTGCTGTATTACGGGCAGTTTCCTACCCTGTACCAGGGCCTGAAGCGCACGGAAGGCGGGAAAGCCTGGCGCTTCTTCGACTTGATTTTCAACGCCATTGGCTACTATGAGGTGTACGTGCGGGCCCTGCGCCACTACCGCCCCCAGGCCATCATCTTCGCCAACGACCACAACGACGACGCCCGGGCCCTGCTGCTGGCGGCCCGCACCTGCGGGGTGCCCACGGCCTACGTGCAGCACGCCAGCGTGAGCACCAACTTCCCGCCCTTGGGCTTCGATTTTAGTTTGCTGGAAGGCCAGGACGCGCTGGACAAATACCGGCAGTGCGGCCCGGTAGCAGGCCGGGTGGAGCTGGTGGGCATGCCTAAGGCCGATGCGTTTCTGGCCCGCAAAAACCTGAACCCCACCGTGCAGCGCGTGGCCGTGGCCATCAATACCCTCGATGAAACAGAGTCCGTAGCCGCTACCCTGGCTCACCTGCTGCAGGAGTTTCCGAACCTAACGTTCACCCTACGCCCCCACCCTGGCGACACCCGTGACTTTTCCTTTCTGCGCCAGCGCCACCCGCAGCTGCAGTTTTCCGATGCCCGCCAGCAAACGGTTTTTGAGTTTCTGGCCGAGCACGATGCCCTGATTGCGGCCGACACCAGTACCCATCTGGAGGCTACCCTGCTCAATCTTGCCAGCATCTACTTCCGGCTTGGCACCCACGGTGTAACCGAGGACTACTACGGCTACGTGGCCCACGGCTTGGTGGAGCGCGCTCATACGTTGCCTGAGCTCAGCAGACTACTGCGGCGCTACCAGCAGCACAAGCCCACCGATTTGTACCACCGCGCAACTTACTATAACGCTACCCTGGGCACTCCCGACGAGGGGCACAGCCAGGAAAGAGCCATCCGGTTGCTGCGGGAGTGGCTGGCCGGGCAGGCGTAGGTTTCCGCGGAGGAACGCAGAGGATTTCGCAGAAGGCTACAGAGTTGCTGGGTAGCGCTTATTTTGCCGGGATGACTGCCCCGCCTTTCCCCATCACGCCGCTTCCAATTCCGACGGAAACCCGGCTAGCCTATGTACTTCAGCACTTCCGCATGGCCTACGAGGCTGTGCCGACGGTGTCCATCGGGTACGCCGAGTTGCAGCCGCAGGTGGAGGTAGCGGAGGCGGCCGGGTCGTTTTTCAGCGAGCAGCAGCCCTACCCCCCTGCCCCCACCCAACGCGAGTGGCTGGGCCAGTCCATTCCGGTTTTCTTCGACCTAGCGCCGCAGAAGCCGCTGCTGGAGTTGCTGCCCGGCGGGCGGGCCCTGATTCACGCCGACATCATTTCGGCGGCTTTCTACCTGCTCAGCGGTTGGCAGGAGTATTTTTCGGAGGAGCGTGACCAGCACGGCCGCTTCCCTTACTCGGCCAGCGTGCAGAGTCGCTACAGCTTCGTGACGGTGCCCGTCGTGAACTACTACTTCGATGTGCTGAAAACTGCCGTGGAGCACGTCATGGGCCAGCCGCTGCAGCCGCGCCGCTGGGCCGGTGGGGCCTCCTGGGCCGCCTTCATCACCCACGACATCGACAACCTGTACAGCGCCTGGAAAGCCCCGGCCAAAGCTGCCCTGCGCCAAGGCCGGCTCCTGAGCTTCGGGCAGCAGCTGTGGCGGCATTTCACTACCCCTGACGCCTGGGACAACCTCCGGCAGGTGCAGGAAACCGTAGCCAGTTACGGCGCAAAGAGCACGTTCTTCTTTCTGCCTGAGCACCGGAAAGCTGCCAACGGCACGCCGAATGCGGATTATAAACTGCGCAAGGTGTGGACAAAAATAGCCGCAGCTATTCAGGATGCAGAGGTAGGCCTGCACGCGAGTCTGGGTACTGCAGCACATGGCGGAAAGTTGAAGGTGGATTGGCTTAAAATTCCGGTACCATGTAGCGGCATCCGGTTTCACTACCTGAGTTGGGAGCCGCGCATCACGTCCACTTTGCTGAGTATGGATGGTTTCACTCATGACTCTACGCTAGGGTTTGCGGAGCACTTTGGCTTCCGAAATTCCTACTGCCTACCGTTCTATACTTTCAATTTTAATGCTGATCCTTTTATTGTTGATCCTCCGCAAATGAGGCTTTATACGCTACCATCAGAAGCACCAGCTTTCTTTACCCTAGGACCGAAAAACTCTATTCAGACATCTACATTCCTGGAAATCCCGCTCAACGTGATGGACGCTACCCTCCATCACCCGCGCTACCTCCAACTGGCTACCAAGGAAATCCTGCCGGCTTTGATGCCGATGTTTCAGAAAATAGAGCGGTTCGGGGGCGTGTGCACGGTGCTCTGGCACAACGAGAACTTCGACCCGGCCAACGAAACCAACGGCCCCCGCCAGTTCGCCGAAATCATGGAGTACCTTCGCGGCCGCAACGTGGCCTTCGTCAACGGCCGGGAAATTTGTGAGCGAATGGGCTAGCAATGTCATTCCTCGCTTCGGTCGGAATCTGGGTTACTCCGCCGCGTGGAGAACCTAGACCTCTCGCTTCGCTTAGAACGACAGCTGGAACATTCATTCATTCACTCATTTATCACTTCACCGTTTGGGTATCGTTCAGCGGCAGGGGCTGCGCAACACCATTATTTCCTACATCGGGCTGGCGCTGGGCTTCGTGAGTACGGCTCTGGTGCTACCCAACTTTCTGCAGCCCGAGCAGCTGGGGGTTACGGCCACCCTGTCGTCGGTAGCCACGCTCTACGCCCAGGTTGCGGCCTTTGGCTTTGCCAGCGTGGGCATCCGTTTTTTCCCTTACTTCCGCCATCCAGAGTCGGGGCACCGAGGGTTTCTGCCGCTGCTGCTGGGTGTGCCGCTGCTGGGGTTTGCAGTGGTCACGGCCCTGTATTTTCTGGGCGAGCCACTGCTGCTGCCCTGGTATGGGCGGGATGCGCCCCTACTGGCGCCGTACTACGCCTGGGGTGCCGTGCTGGCCTTGTTTACCATGCTTTACTCGGTGCAGGATGCCTACCTCAAGGCGCTGTACCACACGGCTTTCTCGTCCTTCGTGCAGGATATTCTGCTGCGAGTTCTGATTGTGACGGGGGCTTTCCTGTTTGGCTTTGGCTACCTGTCTTTCTCAGGCTACGTGCTGTGGTTTGTGAGCGTAAACAGCGTCATTGCTTTGCTGCTGACGGCTTACACGGCGGCCATCGGGGAGCTGCACTGGCGACCTACGCAGCAGGTGCTCACGGTGCGCCCCCTGCGCGAAATGCTGGGCATGGGCGCCTTTACCCTGCTTGGCAGCCTGTCGGGCAGCATCATTATGTTCATCGACACCCTGATGGTGGGCGCCCAGGTGAGCGTGGCGGCGGCCGGCATTTACGTGGTGGCCGGCAACATCAGTACGGCCTTGGCTATTCCGGCCCGCTCCCTCAACAAAATAGCCTTTCCGCTCCTGGCCGACTACTGGAAGCAGCAGGACCTCCCGCGCATGGCCGACTTCTACCGCCGCGCTACCCGCCTCAACACCCTCATCGGCTGCCTGTTGTTCCTGGGCATCGCCTTGAATCTGGACTTTATCTACTCCCTGATGCGCAACGCCCGCTACGCCGAGGGTACGGTGGTGGTGCTGCTCCTACTGGCCAGCAAGCTCTTCGATGGCATCACGGGCGTTAATGGCCTGATGGTAGTAACGTCTCCACGCTACCGGTTCGACCTGATTTTCAACGTGTCACTGGCGCTGCTCACTATTCTGCTCAACGGTTTGTTGATTCCGCGCCTGGGCATGGTGGGGGCGGCGGTAGCGGCCTGCATCGCGCAAGTCAGCATTAACGTGGCCCGCACCTGGTTTGTGTGGCACAGCTACCGCATGCAGCCCTTTACCTGGCGCATCCCGCTGATACTAGGTATTGCGGCCGTGGCGGGGGTAGCAGGCTGGCTGATGCCCTCCCTTAGCTCGCCCCTGCTTACCATGCTCCTGCGCTCCACCGTGCTGACGCTGGTGTACGGCGGACTGATTCTGGTGACGAACTCGGCCCCCGAAGCAACTGCTTTTCTCAGCAAACTTAAACAACGGAAACACTAGCCGTTGTTTTATATATTATTATTCTACAGACTGATATACTATCTTCTATGAACGCGGTGAAGCATTTTCTGGGGTCAATTTTAGCCATTGCTTTCTTCCTTTTACTGGTTGTGATTTTCAGGGAGCATATACCCGGGAAAAGAAACCAGCACAATTCCTATCTGGTCCGGGTGGGCATGTCTAAACAGCAGGCAATGAGAATAATGGGCGGCGCTCCGTCGCGCAGAATGCTGGGCGTTTCTGCTGATTCAGCGTACGTGTACAAGGCCTCGCCTGCAGCCTCCGATAATATCTACCTAAGCATTGGGGCCGATGGCGTAATTACGAGCGTCAGCCACGGCGAATAATCAGGATTTTTAGTTGACCAGAAAAATAAAATTTGGAAGTATAAAATTCTGGCCGCTACTTTTGCCCCATCAATTCTTTACCTGAAAGGATTGTTTTTATACAGAGGCGTGGAGAGACAGGCTCGACGAAGCGCCGGCAACCAGCGGACCATCCGAAACGGTGCCAAGTCCTGACCATATAAAAACAACGTACCGTGAACCGCTTGTCTAACTCCGCCGCCACATCCGCCACCACCATTGCTCTACAGCATGGGTGTTGTGCTATGATGGGCATGGCGTGTTGTTGTCAGGCGTAACGCACCCTTCTTTTTTTCCTGGTTTGTGCGCCTGGCAGCTCTGCTGACACAGTTTTTTGTGTAGCTGACTCTGCCCGCACACCCGGCTTTTCGCCCTTGCCGCTGCTGGCTGCGCCTCCTTGTTTGGCTGCCACCGCGGGGTAGGGCCATCCTGTCAGCTGAAGTTTGCGCCTGTGGGCCGGCTTCCCTCCCCTTCTTGTTATGTCAGCAGCAACTGCTGCGCCGGCCGTCCGCGCCTTGCTCGACGACCTGCGCCCCCGGCTGATCCAGGCTACGGCCCTGGAGCGGCTGCGCCTCGTGGCTGAACGCTTCCCCGAACAGGCCGTTTTTTCGACCTCTTTCGGCCTGGAAGACCAGATTATCAGCCATTTAATCTTCAGCCACCAGCTTCCCATTCAGGTTTTCACCCTCGATACGGGCCGGAATTTCCAGGAAACCTACGCCACCTGGAACAAGACCCTGCTGAAGTACGAGCAGCCCATTGCGGTGTACTACCCCCAGCGGGAAAGCGTAGAGCAGCTGATGCTAGCCAAAGGCCCTAACTCCTTCTACGAGAGTGTGGAGAACCGCAAGGAGTGCTGCCATATCCGCAAAGTGAAGCCCCTGAACCGCGCCCTGGCCGGCAAAGCCGCCTGGGTTACGGGCATCCGCGCCGAGCAGTCGCAGAACCGCCAAACCATGGACCCCGTGGAGTGGGACGCGGCTCATAACCTGGTTAAAATCCATCCGCTGTTCGACTGGACCTGGGACCAGGCCGTGGCCTTCACCCAGGAAAACGGAGTGCCGGTGAACACCCTGCATCAGCAGGGCTTCGTGAGCATCGGGTGTGCCCCCTGCACCCGCGCCATTCGGCCGGGCGAGGACTTCCGGGCCGGCCGCTGGTGGTGGGAAGACCTTTCGGCCAAGGAGTGCGGCCTGCACGCCACCGCCCATCACAACGGCCCCGACCCGGTGGTGGAGCCCGTTCCGGCAGGCTAGCCACGGGCCTTTTACCTCTCATTCGTCTCTACAGCAGCTCCGCCAGTTTAGCTGACTTCTGCGCTAAATCGTGTTCTACACATGAGTACCCCTTCTTTCGATTATCTCGACCGGCTGGAAGCCGAAGCCATCCACATCCTGCGGGAAGTGGCCGGCCAGTTTGAGCGCCCAGCCCTACTCTTCTCGGGCGGCAAAGACTCCATCGTGCTGACCCGCCTCGCGGAAAAGGCCTTCCGGCCCGGCCGCTTCCCGTTTCCCCTGGTGCACGTCGATACCGGCCACAACTTCTCCGAGGTACTGGCCTACCGCGACCAGCTAGCTGAAAACCTGGGCGAAAAGCTGATCGTGCGCCAAGTGGAAGATACCATCAAGCGGCAGCGCCTGCGCGAGCCGGGCGGCAAGTTTCCCAGCCGCAATCCCCTGCAAACCTATACGCTGCTGGAGGTCATTGAGGAGTTTGAGTTCGATGCCTGCATCGGCGGGGCTCGCCGCGACGAGGAAAAGGCCCGGGCTAAGGAGCGCATTTTCTCCGTCCGCGACGAGTTTGGGCAGTGGGACCCTAAGCGCCAGCGCCCCGAGCTCTGGAACATCTACAACGGCCGCATCCAGAAGGGCGAAAACGTGCGCGTGTTCCCCATTTCCAACTGGACGGAGCTGGACGTGTGGCGCTATATCCAGCGCGAGAACATTGCCCTGCCCGACATCTACTTCGGTCATGAGCGCCGTTGCGTGGTGCTACCTACCGGCCAGCTACTAGGCCTTTCGGAGCACTTGCGCCTGGATAAGGACGATGAAATCGTGACCCGGCAGGTGCGCTTCCGCACCGTCGGCGACTCTACATGCACGGCCGCCGTGGAAAGCGACGCCGCCACCGTGGAAGACATCATCCAGGACCTGCTGCTGGCCAAAGTAAGCGAGCGGGGCGCTACCCGCCTCGACGACAACATCTCGGAAGCCGGCATGGAAGACCGCAAACGCAACGGGTATTTCTAGTGGGGTGATGAGGTGATGAAGTAATGAGGTGAAAAGAATGGTCCTGCAATGGCTTCCTCCCTCTACTCCATCATCCCACAACACATTTCACCTCATCACCTTTCACCTCATCACCAACATGGACTTACTTCGATTTATCACCTGCGGCAGCGTCGATGACGGCAAAAGCACCCTGATTGGGCGGCTACTCTACGACTCCGAATCGGTGTCGCTGGACGTGCTGGCGGCCCTGGAAAAGCGGCAGGCCTCTAATGGCACCGTGGATTTGGCTTTGCTGACGGATGGCTTGCGGGCTGAGCGCGAGCAGGGCATCACCATTGATGTCGCCTACAAGTATTTCACTACCCCCCGCCGCAAGTTCATCATTACCGATGCGCCGGGCCACGTGCAGTACACCCGTAACATGGTAACCGGCGCCAGCAACGCCGACCTGGCCATTGTGTTGGTAGATGCGCGCCAGGGCGTGATTGAGCAAACCCGCCGCCATACGCTCATTGCCGCCCTGCTGGGCATCCGGCACTTTGTGCTGGCCGTGAACAAGATGGATCTGGTAGGCTACGACGAAGCCGTGTTCGCCAAGATTGCCACCGACTACGCCGAGCTGACCAACCACTTCAACCTGCCCGCAGCCACGGCTATTCCGCTCAGCGCCCTCAACGGCGACAACGTGGTGAAGAAGTCGGTGCTCCTACCCTGGTACACTGGCCCGAGCCTGCTGGAGCACCTGGAAAGCGTGCCCGGCGCTTCGGAAACGGCCGCGCCGGGTCGCTTCCAGGTCCAGTACGTCATCCGGCCCCAAACCGCCGAGCTGCCCGATTACCGTGGCTACGCCGGCCAGATCCAGAGCGGCCAGTACCGCCGCGGCGACCGGGTAACGGTGCTACCCTCCGGCCTGCAGTCGGAAATCGAAGCCATTGAAGTAAACCAGCAGGAAGTTGATGCGGCCTCCGCGCCCCAGGCCGTGGTGTTGCGCCTGCGCGACGACGTGGACGTGAGCCGCGGCGACTCCATTGTGCCGCTGGCCGAGGCCCCTACCCTCACCCGCGAGCTGGAAGCTACCCTTTGCTGGATGAGCGAGCAGCCCCTGTGGCCCGGCCGTAAGCTGCTGGTGCAGCATCATTCCGCGCTGGTGAAAGCGGCCATTCCGGCCATCCTCTATAAGGTGAACGTGCACACCTTCGCCCGCGCCGCCGCCGATTCGGCCCAGCTCAACGACATCGTGCGGGTGCGCCTGAAAACGGCCCTCCCCCTGGCCGTGGACACCTACCTGGAAAACCGCGCCTCCGGTTCCTTTATCCTCGTCGATGAGCTGACCGGCGACACCGTGGCGGCCGGCCTCGTGGAAGCCGCCGACTCCGAGTACTTCACCCTGCCCGTCGGTCCGCCGGTGGCCTATTCTATTTAGAAATCTGAGTCTGGGGGCACACGGGTACCTGCTCATCAAATAGAACGTCATGTCTAGACTAGCTCGACATGACCGGCAGTTTTCCCAGCTCTCACCTCACTTCTCCCTACCCCCATGTCCACAACCAAACTACCACGCCTGACGGTACTCGGGGCCGGGCCCGGCGACCCGGAGCTGCTCACGCTCAAAGGGGCTCGGGTGCTGGCCGAAGCCGACGTGATTCTCTACGATGCCCTGACCAACCACGCCCTGCTCCAGCACGCACGCCCTGCGGCTGTAAGCGTGCCCGTGGGCAAGCGCCGCGGTATGCGCAGCCACTCGCAGGACGAAATCAACGCCCTGATTGTGGAGTACGCCCACCGCTACGGCCACGTGGTGCGCCTGAAAGGTGGCGACCCATTTGTGTTCGGGCGGGGCCGAGAGGAAATGCTCTTCGCCGAAGCCCACGGCCTAGCCACCGACTACGTGCCGGGCATTAGCAGCGCGGTAGCGGCGGCGGGCAGCGCGGGTATTCCGGTTACGCACCGCGGCCTGAGCGAAGGATTTCGAGTGATTACGGCCACTACGGCTACCGGCGAGTTGTCGGGCAGTGTGGCCGAGGCCGCTCAGTCGCGCGCTACTACTGTGATACTCATGGGCCTGGGCGAGCTGGAAAATATCGTGGCTGTGTTCAGCCGTTGCGGGCAGACTGACACCCCGGCAGCCATCGTGCAGAACGGCACCCTACCCCAGGCGCGGGTGGTAACCGGTACGGTAGCCGAGCTGCCCGCCCGCGCCGCCGCGGCCGGTATCGGGACGCCGGCCATCATCATTATTGGCGAGGTAGTTCGCCTGGCTACTCCGGCCAGTCTGGCGACTACGCTCCCGCCGGCGGCTTTCGCCGTGTTAACGCCACCCTCCTACGCAGAGGTGGCCTGATTTATTTCTGCTCCGCTTTTCCACAGCCAATATCACTACCGCTCATGTCTTCCCCCACTCTTCCCATCGGCCTTGATGAAGCCACGCTGCAGCAGCTGACGGCCGGCCTCACCGACCGCCAACTGCTTTGGCTGAGTGGCTACCTCTACGGTCGGGCTGGCTCGGACGCTGCTCCGGAAGCCGCTATTCCGGCAGCGGCAACCGCCCCGATTGCCACGTCCGTAGCTCCCAGCCTCACCATTCTGTACGGCTCTCAAACCGGCAATAGCAAGAAGGCAGCGGGTATTGCGGCTGAAGCCGCCCGGCAGCGCGGCCTGGTAGCCACCGTGCGCGACATGAACGACTACCCCACCAAGGACCTCAAAACCGAGCAGCAGCTATTGGTGGTGGTGAGCACCCAGGGCGAGGGCGACCCACCTATTGCGGCCGAGGAGCTGCACCAGTTCTTACTGAGCAACCGCGCCCCCAAGCTGCCCGACCTACGTTTCGCAGTGCTGGCTCTGGGTGATAAAAGCTACCTGCAGTTCTGCCAGACGGGTTTTGAGTTCGACCAGCGCCTGGCCGAGTTGGGTGCCAAACGCCTGCTGGAGCGCGTGGACTGCGACGTGGAGTTCGAAGCCGAAGCTCGCCGCTGGGCCGGGCAAGTGCTGGGGCTGATTGCCGCTGCTACTTTGCCTGCAGTAACTCCTGCGCCGGTAGCCGCCAGCGTGGTGTCAGCCCAGGTTAAGCCGGTGGCGCTGACAGCTCTTGTGGGTGGCGCGGAAGTGGAGTTGGAGGAACGGGTGGAATACAGCAGCCGTAACCCCTTTGAGGCTGAGCTGCTGGAGAAAATTCAGCTCAACGGCCGTGGCTCTACCAAGGAAACCTACCATTTAGAGTTTTCCCTGGCCGACTCGGGCATCCAATACGAAGCTGGCGACGCCCTGATGGTGCAGCCCCGCAACCGCCCCGGTTTAGTGCAGGAAGTGCTGGACGCTGCCCGCCTGGCCGCCGCGGACCCCGTGCGCCTCGAAGCCGAGGAACTAGACCTGAGCACGGCCCTGACCGAGCGGCTGGAGCTGTCCGTCGTCACCCGCGACGTGCTGGAGCGCTACGCCGCCGTAGCCCCGCACCACCCCAAGCTGCGCGAAATTCTAGCCGACAAAGCTCAACTTCCTACCTACCTCTATGGCCGCGACGTAGCCGATTTGCTTCAGGAGTTTCCGGTGGAACTGTCGGGGCAGCAGTTGGCGGCGGTGCTGCGGCCTTTGCCGGCCCGGGCTTATTCTATTGCCTCTTCCCTGTTGGCTCACCCCGAGGAAGTACACCTGACTGTGGGGGCAGTGCGCTACCAAGCCAACGGCCGCGCCAAGCACGGTGCCTGCTCCAGCTTCCAGGCTGACCACCTACACATCGGCGACGCGGCCCGGGTGTGGGTGGACCGCAACGAGTACTTCAAGCTCCCCCAGGACCCGAGCACCGACATCATCATGGTAGGCGCGGGCACCGGCGTGGCACCCTTCCGGGCCTTCGTGGAGGAGCGGGCCGAAACCGGCGCTACCGGCCAGAACTGGCTGGTGTTCGGCAACCCCCACTTCACCACCGACTTCCTCTACCAAACCGAGTGGCTGCAACACCTCAAGCGCGGCACCCTCCACCAGCTCGACGTGGCCTTCTCCCGCGACCAGGAAGAGAAAATATACATCCAGCACCGCCTGCTCCAGCAAAGCCGCCGCCTCTACGCCCAGCTTGAAAACGGGGCCCACTTCTACGTCTGCGGCGACAAAAACCGCATGGCCGCCGACGTACAGCGCGCCCTGCTCACCGTCATTGCTCAGGAAAGCGGCCAGGGCGATGCCTACGCCGCCGACTACCTCAAGCAGCTCCGCAAATCGCGCCGCTACCTCGAGGACGTGTACTGACCTGTCCAACTCGCACTGAATGCTAGAGCTAAAGCCTAGCTCCCCTCCTCAGCTGAGGAGGGGTTGGGGGTGGTTGATCAGCGCGTCTGAACATCCTAGTAGCTCTAGACACCGCCCTACCCCCTAACGTTTTCTCCAAGGAAAGGGATACTAGTTCTAGACACTGCCCTACCCCATCAACCACCCTCAACTCCTTCCCATCTGAGGAGGGGAGCTTAACTCTAACTTTTCCTACCTCTCCTCCCAATCTGATGATGTTCCTTCTGCCAAGACGATGTTGTAGCTGGTAACTGCTGCCGCGCGGCCTGACGCGGGTGCCCCCGTTTTTGTGCCTTTTGCGGCCTTTACCTGAGTAGGCTCTTTCCAAGCGCAGACCTGCTCCCTACCCCTCCTTCTTTCCAGAACCTCATCTGATTTGTCATGAAGCATTCCTACGCTTCTCTTCTGCTGCCGGCTGTATTGCTGGCTAGCACTACTTCCCTGCACGCCCAAGAAGCGTTAATTTCCGTGAGCGGTACCGTTCGGGAGAAAGGCACCCAGGAGCCATTACCGGGCGTGAGTATTAGCGTGAAAGGCGGCTCGGCGGGCACGCTCAGCGACGGTAACGGGCAGTTCGCCCTCAAGGCTAAGCTGCGCTTTCCGTTTACGCTGGTATTTAACATTCTCGGCTACGAGGCCCGGGAGCTGGAAATTGCCAGTGGCAGCCAGCCCATTGCCATGCAGCTGGAATCGAAGGCGGTGGCGATGAACGAGGTGGTGGTGTCGGCCTCGCGGGTGGAGGAGAGCCGGCTGAAGTCGCCGGTGGCCATTGAGAAGCTGGACATCCGGGCCATCAAGGAAACGCCCGCGCCCAGCTTCTACGACGCCCTGGAAAACGTGAAGGGTGTGCAGATGACTACCTCCTCGCTTACCTTCAAAGTACCCAATACCCGCGGCTTCAACATCCCGAACAACTTCCGCTTTATGCAGCTGGTGGATGGCGTGGACATGCAGGCCGCTACCCTTGGCGTCCCGCTGGGCAACGCCATTGGGCCCACCGAGCTGGATATTGCCAGCGTGGAGATTACGCCCGGAGCGGCCTCGGCCCTCTACGGCATGAATGCCATCAACGGCATGGCCAACCTCACCACCAAGAGCCCCTTCAGCTACCAGGGCTTGAGCGTGTATCAGAAGGTAGGCGTGAACCACGTCGATGGGAAGGACCGGGACCCAAGTGTGCTCACCGAAACAGCCGTGCGCTGGGCGCAGGCGTTGGGCAGCTCGCAGCGCTGGGCCTACAAAGTAAACCTGAGCTACCTGCGCGGCACCGA is a genomic window containing:
- the pseI gene encoding pseudaminic acid synthase, coding for MNFSLGSRLIGPDQPPLIIAELSGNHNQDLNRGLAIVDAMAAAGAHAIKLQTYTADTMTLPGAYRIDDPNSLWYGRELHELYQEAHTPWEWHKPLFDRARAHGMLAFSSPFDETAVDFLETLDVPAYKIASFENTDWPLLRRVAATGKPVIMSTGASQLSEVAEAVQVLREAGCRDLVLLKCTSTYPATPQNTNLRTLPHFQQLFPDALMGLSDHTMGVGAAVAAVALGACVVEKHVTLRRADGGVDSAFSLEPEEMAQLVTETERAWQALGQVQYGVQRAEEKSRLYKRSLYVAQDVAAGEVFTKDNLRVVRPGDGLPPRYYDQLLGKPARQNLRAGTPLTWDAL
- a CDS encoding oligosaccharide flippase family protein → MGIVQRQGLRNTIISYIGLALGFVSTALVLPNFLQPEQLGVTATLSSVATLYAQVAAFGFASVGIRFFPYFRHPESGHRGFLPLLLGVPLLGFAVVTALYFLGEPLLLPWYGRDAPLLAPYYAWGAVLALFTMLYSVQDAYLKALYHTAFSSFVQDILLRVLIVTGAFLFGFGYLSFSGYVLWFVSVNSVIALLLTAYTAAIGELHWRPTQQVLTVRPLREMLGMGAFTLLGSLSGSIIMFIDTLMVGAQVSVAAAGIYVVAGNISTALAIPARSLNKIAFPLLADYWKQQDLPRMADFYRRATRLNTLIGCLLFLGIALNLDFIYSLMRNARYAEGTVVVLLLLASKLFDGITGVNGLMVVTSPRYRFDLIFNVSLALLTILLNGLLIPRLGMVGAAVAACIAQVSINVARTWFVWHSYRMQPFTWRIPLILGIAAVAGVAGWLMPSLSSPLLTMLLRSTVLTLVYGGLILVTNSAPEATAFLSKLKQRKH
- a CDS encoding phosphoadenylyl-sulfate reductase; this translates as MSAATAAPAVRALLDDLRPRLIQATALERLRLVAERFPEQAVFSTSFGLEDQIISHLIFSHQLPIQVFTLDTGRNFQETYATWNKTLLKYEQPIAVYYPQRESVEQLMLAKGPNSFYESVENRKECCHIRKVKPLNRALAGKAAWVTGIRAEQSQNRQTMDPVEWDAAHNLVKIHPLFDWTWDQAVAFTQENGVPVNTLHQQGFVSIGCAPCTRAIRPGEDFRAGRWWWEDLSAKECGLHATAHHNGPDPVVEPVPAG
- the cysD gene encoding sulfate adenylyltransferase subunit CysD, yielding MTSALNRVLHMSTPSFDYLDRLEAEAIHILREVAGQFERPALLFSGGKDSIVLTRLAEKAFRPGRFPFPLVHVDTGHNFSEVLAYRDQLAENLGEKLIVRQVEDTIKRQRLREPGGKFPSRNPLQTYTLLEVIEEFEFDACIGGARRDEEKARAKERIFSVRDEFGQWDPKRQRPELWNIYNGRIQKGENVRVFPISNWTELDVWRYIQRENIALPDIYFGHERRCVVLPTGQLLGLSEHLRLDKDDEIVTRQVRFRTVGDSTCTAAVESDAATVEDIIQDLLLAKVSERGATRLDDNISEAGMEDRKRNGYF
- a CDS encoding sulfate adenylyltransferase subunit 1 is translated as MDLLRFITCGSVDDGKSTLIGRLLYDSESVSLDVLAALEKRQASNGTVDLALLTDGLRAEREQGITIDVAYKYFTTPRRKFIITDAPGHVQYTRNMVTGASNADLAIVLVDARQGVIEQTRRHTLIAALLGIRHFVLAVNKMDLVGYDEAVFAKIATDYAELTNHFNLPAATAIPLSALNGDNVVKKSVLLPWYTGPSLLEHLESVPGASETAAPGRFQVQYVIRPQTAELPDYRGYAGQIQSGQYRRGDRVTVLPSGLQSEIEAIEVNQQEVDAASAPQAVVLRLRDDVDVSRGDSIVPLAEAPTLTRELEATLCWMSEQPLWPGRKLLVQHHSALVKAAIPAILYKVNVHTFARAAADSAQLNDIVRVRLKTALPLAVDTYLENRASGSFILVDELTGDTVAAGLVEAADSEYFTLPVGPPVAYSI
- the cobA gene encoding uroporphyrinogen-III C-methyltransferase yields the protein MSTTKLPRLTVLGAGPGDPELLTLKGARVLAEADVILYDALTNHALLQHARPAAVSVPVGKRRGMRSHSQDEINALIVEYAHRYGHVVRLKGGDPFVFGRGREEMLFAEAHGLATDYVPGISSAVAAAGSAGIPVTHRGLSEGFRVITATTATGELSGSVAEAAQSRATTVILMGLGELENIVAVFSRCGQTDTPAAIVQNGTLPQARVVTGTVAELPARAAAAGIGTPAIIIIGEVVRLATPASLATTLPPAAFAVLTPPSYAEVA